The following proteins are encoded in a genomic region of Brachypodium distachyon strain Bd21 chromosome 1, Brachypodium_distachyon_v3.0, whole genome shotgun sequence:
- the LOC100841096 gene encoding probable transcription factor At3g04930, whose amino-acid sequence MLPMVDDPSAAAGAAASSSFPDADAYGNGDSEDIDFPVDPIPNPPFSSSATVPAPASAAAAVGERRPLFQRLWTEEDEIVILRAFAEFTAQRGTAFASHQYDTEPFYEEMRRRLQLDFSKSQLAEKLRRLKRKYRNCVERLRGSGASFTFRSPHEQAVFEIARNIWRPSSDKHGRDPSAGDSDDDATVTATNAGANGDAKSPSSSRAQRRVRRRRTADCTADATEVPQPYTPSTMPVKTEESLPAFFPQVSMDGAEHVVPPAAQPAANTESSVLTPLFKEMVRAMLGMGGCPSPLGLGAKVPEPPSAILGIPMEGEKWRQQRILELEVYLRRIDLLQDEVKSALEELKATPAAT is encoded by the coding sequence atgcTTCCTATGGTCGACGACccctccgcggcggccggcgccgccgcctcctcctccttccccgacGCGGACGCCTATGGCAACGGGGACTCCGAAGACATCGACTTCCCGGTCGATCCAATCCCCAACcctcccttctcctcctccgccaccgtcCCGGcccctgcctccgccgccgccgcggtcggGGAGCGGCGGCCCCTGTTCCAGCGGCTGtggacggaggaggacgagatcGTGATCCTGCGCGCGTTCGCCGAGTTCACGGCGCAGCGGGGCACGGCGTTCGCGTCCCACCAGTACGACACGGAACCCTTCTACGAGGagatgcgccgccgcctccagctcgACTTCTCCAAGAGCCAGCTCGCAGagaagctccgccgcctcaaGCGCAAGTACCGCAACTGCGTCGAGCGCCTCCGCGGCTCCGGcgcctccttcaccttccgcTCCCCCCACGAGCAGGCCGTCTTCGAGATCGCCCGTAACATCTGGCGCCCCTCCTCCGACAAGCACGGCCGCGACCCCTCCGCCGGcgactccgacgacgacgccacCGTCACCGCCACGAATGCCGGCGCCAACGGAGACGCCAagtccccttcttcctcaagagcGCAGCGCCGCGTCCGCCGCAGGCGCACGGCTGACTGCACTGCCGATGCGACCGAGGTTCCGCAGCCGTACACGCCGTCGACTATGCCTGTGAAGACGGAGGAGTCGCTCCCGGCATTCTTCCCCCAGGTATCCATGGACGGCGCCGAGCATGTCGTGCCGCCAGCTGCGCAACCAGCGGCCAACACGGAGAGCAGCGTCCTGACGCCTCTCTTCAAGGAAATGGTCCGTGCCATGCTAGGCATGGGTGGCTGCCCGTCCCCGCTGGGCCTCGGTGCGAAGGTGCCTGAGCCGCCATCTGCAATTCTTGGGATACCGATGGAGGGGGAGAAGTGGAGGCAGCAGCGGATTCTCGAGCTGGAGGTGTACTTGCGTCGGATCGACCTGCTGCAGGACGAGGTGAAGTCGGCGCTGGAGGAGCTCAAGGCCACACCGGCAGCCACATGA
- the LOC100841396 gene encoding uncharacterized protein LOC100841396 — MADCGAEAAEAKTSVWWDIDWCAVPTGGCDPHRIAHNVIAALAAAGRKGPVSFFAYGDSSRIAPGVLEALSATGIPLNHVSAGAKDGVDKKMLVDMVFWAYDNPPPGNYLLISGDRDFSDLLHRLMMKKYEILLAQPQNASSRALVTAAKTVWLWESLAAGKPELAESPHSHNVPDCNRNSNNVDASNCSHSKARAVHSKSDSNLKAGVKPLQKYVKKSNITSSFAPNHGQLESVLGVSKDSTGRTVSELEQSSVSSSSSSESIDGAKVDQSSLLGTPTLSQLSAQKPEVPAHLHPMEISQGFNRGEEPIKSTKCAPRNGTLDGVSNVYYHQMYQQSKYDNNGKGGNECKMKPLQKYVKKTSITSSSGNQVDSVEVYECSNGTTRNEIHLSTALSSSSKSLEGEIPPGTSTLLQSPAQKPAASIHLHQMRESHKSILGKKPSTSTGHTSRDGNNDLGVSIGHHPTYQHQSQSSQAQNKLHSNFNVGDNSGKSGNQYKVKQHQQYLKKTNILSSSANNEIYLGFPGNSKGSILGHPSRSMSSSPCSESLGGTEANPLSPLTSVGQKPVIPTDLHQLGTEFIFGKKPRGECMPKNGTFCFGASDGHYDPTYQLTLSSMLLKQDNPGPHCRSAFGQPCSITTDVDISILPSAGNNGFPSSQRQTWPSGSTFKDLADICSAISKLTISECPQGTGDARPLSQVAPSVSGHPRGVHEIGSSPHPIPNISFHPNHSNAYPSVQPPPGDNTCRPPTPNLSCNIQKPGNNGETQGSPPNSSKPEGTIRTVLHALDILKTEKMYPTESNIADCIRYGEMNFPGFDVKKALELSMRHQAVIMKKLVNDMPLFIAKDESLWKCVDVTNSNAKRPKALETVRKFLSSLGGHSAIKNSESRYQAATILRKFCLQQHALGDVLQILHIIIVRKKWIVPHSSGWQPLCFNTIVIDAASDAIGEVTS, encoded by the exons ATGGCTGACtgcggggcggaggcggcggaggcaaaGACGTCGGTTTGGTGGGACATTGACTGGTGCGCCGTCCCCACCGGCGGCTGCGACCCCCACCGCATAGCGCACAACGTCatcgccgcgctcgccgcggcAGGCCGCAAGGGCCCTGTATCGTTCTTCGCCTACGGCGACTCCTCCCGTATCGCCCCGGGTGTCCTGGAAGCCCTCTCCGCCACCGGCATCCCCCTCAACCACGTCTCCGCCG GAGCTAAAGATGGAGTTGACAAGAAGATGTTGGTCGACATGGTGTTCTGGGCATATGACAATCCTCCTCCAGGCAATTACTTGCTCATCTCGGGCGATCGAGACTTCTCTGATCTCCTTCATAGGCTTATGATGAAGAAGTACGAAATCCTACTAGCGCAGCCTCAAAATGCATCATCTCGAGCTCTTGTCACCGCAGCAAAGACTGTTTGGCTCTGGGAAAGCCTTGCCGCTGGGAAGCCTGAGTTGGCAGAATCACCACATTCACATAATGTGCCAGACTGCAACCGGAATTCAAATAATGTGGATGCATCAAACTGCTCACATAGTAAGGCTCGAGCCGTGCATAGTAAGAGTGACAGTAATCTGAAGGCAGGAGTGAAGCCGCTTCAAAAATATGTAAAGAAATCAAACATCACATCAAGTTTTGCACCCAATCATGGTCAACTAGAGTCAGTTCTTGGAGTTTCCAAAGATTCTACTGGAAGAACTGTTAGTGAGCTGGAACAGTCTTCTGTTTCATCGTCATCAAGTTCTGAATCAATTGATGGAGCAAAGGTGGATCAATCAAGTCTGCTAGGCACTCCTACTTTGTCCCAATTGTCAGCTCAGAAACCTGAAGTGCCAGCTCATTTGCATCCAATGGAAATATCACAGGGGTTCAACCGTGGTGAGGAACCTATCAAATCAACTAAATGCGCTCCAAGAAATGGAACTCTTGATGGCGTTAGTAATGTGTACTATCATCAAATGTATCAGCAATCAAAATATGATAACAACGGAAAAGGGGGTAACGAATGCAAGATGAAGCCACTTCAAAAGTATGTAAAGAAGACAAGCATCACATCTAGTTCTGGAAATCAAGTTGATTCAGTCGAAGTTTATGAATGTTCAAATGGAACCACTAGGAATGAGATACATCTTTCTACTGCTCTATCATCAAGTTCTAAATCACTGGAGGGTGAAATCCCACCAGGAACTTCTACTTTGTTACAGTCACCAGCTCAAAAACCTGCGGCATCCATTCATTTGCATCAAATGAGAGAATCACATAAATCCATCCTTGGTAAGAAGCCTAGCACATCAACTGGGCATACATCAAGGGATGGAAATAATGATCTTGGTGTAAGTATTGGCCATCATCCAACATATCAGCATCAATCCCAATCTTCTCAAGCACAGAACAAGCTTCATTCTAACTTTAACGTGGGTGATAATAGTGGGAAGTCAGGCAATCAATATAAGGTAAAACAACATCAACAGTATCTAAAGAAGACAAATATTCTATCTAGTTCTGCAaacaatgaaatatatttAGGATTTCCTGGTAATTCTAAAGGAAGTATTTTGGGACATCCAAGTCGATCTATGTCATCATCACCATGTTCTGAATCACTGGGTGGGACAGAGGCAAATCCTTTGTCCCCCCTGACATCAGTAGGGCAAAAACCTGTAATTCCTACTGATTTGCATCAACTGGGAACAGAGTTCATCTTTGGTAAGAAGCCTAGAGGTGAATGCATGCCAAAAAATGGAACATTTTGTTTTGGTGCTAGTGATGGCCATTATGATCCAACATATCAGCTAACCCTGTCTTCTATGTTGCTGAAACAAGACAATCCAGGTCCTCACTGTCGTAGTGCATTTGGTCAGCCTTGCTCAATAACTACAGATGTTGACATCTCAATCCTGCCATCAGCAGGAAATAATGGGTTTCCTTCTTCACAACGACAAACATGGCCAAGTGGTTCAACCTTTAAAGATCTTGCTGATATTTGTTCTGCTATCAGTAAGCTGACTATTTCTGAATGCCCACAAGGAACTGGTGATGCCAGGCCTTTGTCTCAAGTTGCGCCTAGTGTTTCTGGACACCCTAGAGGTGTTCACGAGATCGGATCCTCTCCACATCCTATTCCTAACATCAGCTTCCATCCAAATCATTCTAATGCTTATCCAAGTGTCCAACCTCCTCCAGGTGATAATACTTGCAGACCTCCTACACCTAATCTGTCCTGCAACATTCAAAAGCCTGGAAATAATGGAGAGACGCAAGGATCTCCACCAAATTCCTCTAAGCCTGAAGGTACTATAAGAACTGTGCTGCACGCTTTGGATATACTGAAGACTGAAAAGATGTACCCAACAGAATCAAATATTGCAGACTGTATACGCTATGGAGAAATGAATTTTCCTGGTTTTGATGTTAAGAAAGCTCTTGAACTTTCCATGCGACATCAAGCGGTCATTATGAAGAAGTTAGTAAATGATATGCCTTTATTCATTGCAAAAGATGAAAGCCTCTGGAAATGTGTGGATGTAACAAATAGCAATGCTAAGCGTCCCAAAGCACTAGAGACAGTTCGTAAGTTCTTATCATCCCTCGGTGGCCATTCAGCAATAAAGAACTCCGAGTCAAG GTACCAAGCTGCAACCATATTGAGGAAATTCTGCTTGCAGCAGCATGCCCTTGGCGATGTCCTCCAGATTTTGCATATTATAATTGTCAGAAAGAAGTGGATTGTGCCTCATTCTTCAGGCTGGCAGCCGTTGTGCTTCAACACAATAGTCATTGATGCAGCTAGTGATGCTATTGGAGAAGTCACGTCTTGA
- the LOC100842984 gene encoding pyruvate dehydrogenase (acetyl-transferring) kinase, mitochondrial → MASEPVARAVAEEVARWGGMKQTGVSLRYMMEFGARPTERNLLLSAQFLHKELPIRIARRALDLDSLPFGLSRKPAVLKVRDWYLDSFRDIRYFPEVRNRDDEHAFTQMIKMIRVRHTNVVPTMALGVQQLKKDLGGTKAFPAGIDEIHQFLDRFYMSRIGIRMLIGQHVALHDPDPEPGVIGLISTRLSPMLVARQASEDARAICMREYGSTPDVNIYGDPDFTFPYVTPHLHLMMFELVKNSLRAVQERFMDSDKHAPPIRIIVADGAEDVTIKISDEGGGIPRSGLPRIFTYLYSTAEHPPDLDGHNEGVTMAGYGYGLPISRLYARYFGGDLQIISMEGYGTDAYLHLSRLGDSEEPLP, encoded by the exons ATGGCGTCGGAACCGGTGGCgcgggcggtggcggaggaggtggcccGGTGGGGCGGGATGAAGCAGACGGGGGTCAGCCTGCGGTACATGATGGAGTTCGGGGCGCGGCCCACGGAGCGCAACCTGCTGCTCTCCGCGCAGTTCCTGCACAAGGAGCTCCCCATCCGCATCGCCAGGCGCGCGCTCGACCTCGACTCCCTACCCTTCGGCCTCTCCCGCAAGCCCGCCGTCCTCAAG GTGAGAGATTGGTACTTGGATTCATTCCGTGACATCCGGTACTTTCCGGAGGTGAGGAACCGGGACGATGAGCACGCATTCACCCAGATGATCAAGATGATCAGGGTGCGGCACACCAATGTGGTGCCCACCATGGCGCTGGGTGTGCAGCAGCTGAAGAAGGACCTGGGTGGTACAAAGGCGTTCCCTGCTGGAATTGATGAGATTCATCAGTTCCTTGATCGTTTCTACATGTCAAGGATTGGGATCCGCATGCTGATAG GGCAGCATGTTGCTTTGCATGATCCTGATCCAGAGCCTGGTGTCATAGGGCTCATAAGCACAAGATTGTCCCCCATGCTAGTAGCTCGACAAGCCAGTGAAGATGCACGTGCTATTTGCATGCGGGAATATGGATCAACTCCTGACGTCAATATATATGGAGACCCAGATTTTACATTTCC ATATGTGACACCACATCTACATCTCATGATGTTTGAATTGGTGAAGAATTCCCTTCGTGCAGTACAAGAACGTTTTATGGACTCTGATAAACATGCACCTCCAATTAGGATCATAGTTGCGGATGGAGCAGAGGATGTAACTATCAAG ATTAGTGATGAAGGTGGTGGAATACCAAGAAGTGGCCTTCCAAGAATTTTTACATATCTCTACAGTACAGCAGAACACCCACCTGATCTAGATGGCCATAATGAAGGAGTAACTATGGCTGGGTATGGTTATGGGCTGCCCATTAGTCGTCTTTATGCCCGATATTTTGGTGGGGACTTGCAAATCATTTCTATGGAGGGATATG GAACTGATGCTTATCTCCACCTATCACGGCTGGGAGATTCAGAGGAGCCCTTGCCTTAG
- the LOC100841461 gene encoding novel plant SNARE 13 yields the protein MASDVPMTPELEQIDGEIQDIFRALQNGFQKMDKIKDSNRQAKQLEDLTGKMKECKRLIKEFDRTLKAEESKNPPEVNKQLNDRKQYMIKELNSYVTSRKTYQSTLGNNKRVELFDMGATSSEPAAEDNIQMASAMTNQQLIDSGRNQMDQTDEAIIRSKMVVAQTLDVGAQTATTLTQQTDQMKRIGDELDSVHFSLKKASQLVKEIGRQVATDKCIMALLAVIVFGVIAIIVVKIVHPQNKNIPDIPGMAPPAQNFQTNRRLLSANAFGGL from the exons ATGGCGAGCGACGTGCCCATGACCCCGGAGCTCGAGCAGATCGACGGCGAGATTCAGGACATCTTCCGCGCACTTCA aaatgGGTTTCAAAAGATGGACAAGATTAAAGATTCAAATAGGCAAGCTAAACAATTGGAGGATCTTACAGGGAAAATGAAGGAGTGCAAGCG CTTGATCAAAGAGTTTGATCGTACTCTCAAAGCCGAGGAGTCCAAGAACCCTCCTGAAGTTAACAAACAGCTAAATGACAGAAAGCAGTATATG ATCAAAGAGTTGAATTCCTATGTCACCTCGAGGAAGAC ATATCAAAGTACCCTTGGTAATAACAAGCGGGTCGAGCTCTTTGACATGGGTGCTACAAGTAGTGAGCCTGCTGCTGAGGACAATATTCAAATGGCATCAG CTATGACGAACCAACAACTCATTGATTCTGGAAGAAACCAAATGGATCAAACAGATGAAGCTATTATACGTTCAAAAATG GTTGTTGCTCAAACTCTTGACGTTGGAGCTCAAACTGCTACAACATTAACGCAGCAG ACAGACCAGATGAAGAGAATTGGCGATGAGCTTGATTCTGTTCACTTTTCGCTGAAGAAAGCTAGCCAGCTGGTGAAAGAGATTGGCCGTCAG GTCGCAACTGACAAATGCATCATGGCGTTGCTTGCTGTGATAGTTTTTGGTGTTATTGCAATTATTGTCGTTAAG ATTGTCCACccgcaaaacaaaaacataccAGACATCCCAGGAATGGCTCCGCCAGCTCAAAACTTCCAGACTAACAGGAGATTGTTGTCAGCAAACGCTTTCGGAGGTCTTTGA
- the LOC100846747 gene encoding pentatricopeptide repeat-containing protein At1g28690, mitochondrial gives MQGRNRAESQWRPCSVSPRVPRYLRTAGALAAAVQSLIYARPTRPESACLHAQLLASGLRPTPDLLVKILILHLRCGSHRNARAVFDGMPTPTHAAHNYLVAGYFRLGLPEEALGVVRRIAGSTGRLDVFALSMALKLSAALALPGAAKEVHARVVRSVVEFDDILFAALVDAYVKNASLGYARRVHDMMPAPARRVVCSTSLIVGCMNEGLYREAETIFEGMEEKDAVVYNALIEGYSKTEETAESSLEVLKAMQRAGFRPTVSTCVSVLGACSLLSSPELGEQVQCHVIKSNIVSDIKAGSALLDMYSKCGRVEDARKVFDGMADRNVITWTSMIDGYGKNGLSEEALELFGEMRRRQQQRGVKPNHATFLSALSACARAGLMSQGQEILESMEREYSLKPRMEHYACMVDLLGRFGSVRRAYDFVRGIPARPNSDVWAALLGAATLHGDVDMANVASKEVFALSHAGRPGAYMAFSNTLAAAGKWDGVHQVREMMRSRGVLKDAACSWVGSENSSSAQ, from the coding sequence ATGCAAGGAAGAAACAGAGCAGAGTCCCAGTGGCGCCCTTGCTCTGTATCCCCGCGCGTCCCCCGCTACCTCCGCACCGccggcgcgctcgccgccgcggtccAGAGCCTCATCTACGCGCGCCCGACCCGTCCCGAGTCGGCGTGTCTCCACGCGCAACTACTCGCGTCCGGGCTCCGCCCCACACCCGACCTGTTGGTCAAGATCCTCATCCTGCACCTGCGATGCGGCTCACACCGCAACGCCCGCGCGGTCTTCGACGGAATGCCGACCCCGACCCACGCCGCGCACAACTACCTCGTCGCCGGGTATTTCCGGCTGGGACTCCCCGAGGAGGCGCTGGGGGTCGTGAGGCGGATCGCGGGTTCCACTGGGCGGCTGGACGTCTTCGCGCTGTCGATGGCGCTCAAGCTGTCcgcggcgctggcgctgccggGCGCCGCCAAGGAAGTCCACGCGCGCGTCGTGAGGTCTGTTGTCGAGTTCGACGACATCCTCTTCGCGGCGTTGGTGGACGCCTACGTGAAGAACGCGTCCCTGGGCTATGCGCGGCGTGTCCACGACAtgatgccggcgccggcgcggagaGTGGTGTGCTCGACATCACTGATCGTCGGGTGCATGAACGAGGGGTTGTACAGGGAGGCCGAGACCATATTCGAAGGCATGGAGGAGAAGGACGCCGTGGTGTACAACGCGTTGATCGAGGGGTACAGCAAGACGGAGGAGACCGCGGAGAGCTCGCTGGAGGTGTTGAAGGCGATGCAGCGAGCAGGGTTCCGGCCCACGGTGTCGACATGCGTGAGCGTGCTTGGCGCGTGCTCGCTCCTGTCGTCGCCGGAGCTCGGGGAACAGGTGCAGTGCCATGTTATCAAGAGCAACATCGTCTCTGACATCAAGGCCGGGAGTGCGCTGCTCGACATGTACTCCAAGTGCGGTCGGGTGGAGGACGCACGGAAGGTGTTCGACGGGATGGCGGATAGGAACGTCATCACATGGACTTCGATGATCGACGGGTACGGAAAGAACGGCCTCTCTGAGGAGGCTCTCGAGCTGTTCGGggagatgcggcggcggcagcagcagcggggcgTGAAGCCAAACCACGCCACGTTCCTGAGCGCCCTGTCGGCGTGCGCCCGAGCCGGGCTCATGTCACAGGGCCAAGAGATATTGGAGAGCATGGAGCGCGAGTACTCGCTGAAACCACGGATGGAGCACTACGCGTGCATGGTTGACCTGTTGGGCAGGTTCGGGAGCGTGCGCCGGGCTTACGATTTCGTCAGAGGGATACCGGCGAGGCCAAACTCCGACGTGTGGGCGGCGCTGCTCGGGGCTGCCACTCTCCACGGGGACGTCGACATGGCCAACGTCGCGTCCAAGGAGGTGTTCGCGCTGAGCCACGCCGGGAGACCAGGCGCCTACATGGCCTTCTCCAACACACTCGCAGCAGCCGGGAAGTGGGACGGTGTCCACCAAGTCAGAGAGATGATGAGAAGTCGAGGGGTCCTCAAAGACGCAGCTTGCAGCTGGGTTGGGTCTGAGAACTCTTCATCCGCTCAATGA
- the LOC104582366 gene encoding NAC domain containing protein 50, whose protein sequence is MEVAPASTEHQRRFMLKLPPGYHFAPTENELVVHYLRRKIAGLQPLLPIFFDVDNLNSYRPEQIVGTLADKYRKHGEDCWYFFTKRVRKYSTGNHPNRTTPGKGFWNATGPWRLIHVDKELAGRVRTLVFYTEPEKEEQVAPGLKEMDDQTALSKLAKTSWIMYEYENLTSQAEAEDKNIDKVLVFMHIWFLMISSRGGVATARKKAEDNGRAGGKNIKGKREINVDDKKRKRKETENIDAEKGIDQGQQQTDDPMKILEGQQLSRDTYISDPRLEPGMAHPPAGYNYNVAPPNMAKYQFTNLHPDAVAPPRAYGYGGSVPHAVVGALDGLLSAANA, encoded by the exons ATGGAGGTCGCCCCTGCCAGCACCGAGCACCAGAGAAGGTTCATGCTAAAATTGCCTCCGGGATACCACTTCGCCCCGACGGAGAACGAGCTTGTCGTGCACTATCTTCGCCGGAAAATTGCCGGCCTCCAGCCGCTGCTGCCCATCTTTTTTGACGTGGATAACCTCAACAGTTACCGCCCGGAGCAAATCGTAGGCAC TCTTGCAGATAAGTATCGGAAGCATGGGGAGGACTGTTGGTACTTCTTCACCAAGCGTGTCCGGAAATACTCAACTGGCAACCACCCGAACCGGACTACTCCGGGCAAGGGATTTTGGAATGCCACGGGTCCGTGGAGGTTGATTCACGTCGACAAGGAACTAGCTGGGCGCGTGAGGACGCTGGTGTTCTACACTGagccggagaaggaggagcaAGTGGCGCCGGGTCTTAAAGAGATGGATGACCAGACGGCATTGTCCAAGCTAGCAAAGACCAGTTGGATCATGTATGAGTACGAGAACCTCACTTCACAGGCAGAGGCTGAAGACAAAAATATCGACAAGGTTTTGGTCTTCATGCACATCTGGTTCTTGATGATCTCTTC AAGAGGCGGCGTTGCAACGGCAAGGAAAAAGGCCGAGGATAATGGCCGTGCAGGCGGCAAGAACATCAAGGGGAAGAGAGAAATCAATGTAGACgacaagaagagaaagagaaaggagaCGGAAAATATCGACGCGGAGAAGGGAATTGACCAAGGCCAACAACAAACTGATGACCCCATGAAGATACTCGAG GGACAACAACTCTCCAGAGACACCTACATCTCTGATCCCCGCTTGGAGCCTGGGATGGCACATCCTCCTGCAGGATACAACTACAATGTGGCTCCTCCAAACATGGCGAAGTATCAGTTCACAAACTTACATCCTGATGCGGTGGCGCCTCCTCGGGCTTACGGTTATGGTGGCTCTGTTCCTCACGCGGTTGTCGGAGCTTTGGACGGCCTTCTCAGCGCCGCCAACGCTTAA
- the LOC100842678 gene encoding peroxidase 2 yields the protein MGKVAATLVVPALLMALAFCQAAGYYEPPSPGKCGLTVGYYHESCPHAEDIVKGVVAEAVRRNPGIGAGLIRMLFHDCFVEGCDASVLLDPTPANPQPEKLSPPNFPSLRGFEVIDAAKDILEKACPGVVSCADIVAFAARDASFFLSKRGRGVAFQMPAGRLDGRVSIASRALDLLPPPTFGLAQLVDNFAAKGLSAEDMVVLSGSHTVGRSHCSSFVPDRLAVPSDIDPALGTSLRGQCPASPSPADDPTVVQDVVTPGKLDNQYYKNVLAHKVLFTSDAALLASAETAKMVLDNANIPGWWEDRFEVAMVKMASIEVKTGRGDGEVRRNCRVVNY from the exons ATGGGTAAGGTTGCTGCGACTCTGGTCGTCCCTGCGTTGCTCATGGCATTGGCTTTCTGCCAAGCTGCTGGCTACTACGAGCCTCCTAGCCCCGGTAAGTGCGGGCTCACCGTCGGGTACTACCACGAAAGCTGCCCGCACGCCGAGGACATTGTCAAGGGCGTCGTCGCAGAAGCTGTCCGCCGGAACCCCGGCATCGGCGCCGGCCTCATCCGTATGCtcttccacgactgcttcgtCGAG GGCTGCGACGCGTCCGTCCTGCTGGACCCGACGCCGGCCAACCCGCAGCCGGAGAAGCTGAGCCCGCCCAACTTCCCGAGCCTCCGCGGCTTCGAGGTGATCGACGCGGCAAAGGACATCCTCGAGAAGGCCTGCCCGGGCGtcgtctcctgcgccgacatCGTCGCCTTCGCCGCGCGCGACGCCTCCTTCTTCCTAAgcaagcgcgggcgcggcgtgGCGTTCCAAATGCCGGCGGGCCGCCTGGACGGCCGCGTCTCCATTGCCTCGCGCGCGCTCgacctcctcccgccgcccacCTTCGGCCTCGCGCAGCTCGTGGACAACTTCGCAGCCAAGGGGCTCAGCGCCGAGGACATGGTGGTGCTCTCGGGGTCACACACCGTGGGCCGCTCCCACTGCTCGTCCTTCGTGCCCGACCGCCTCGCCGTGCCCTCTGACATCGACCCGGCGCTCGGCACGTCGCTGAGGGGCCAGTGCCCggcgagcccgagcccggctGACGACCCCACAGTGGTGCAGGACGTCGTGACGCCCGGCAAGCTCGACAACCAGTACTACAAGAACGTGCTGGCGCACAAGGTGCTCTTCACCTCCGACGCGGCGCTCCTGGCCTCGGCGGAGACGGCCAAGATGGTGCTGGACAACGCCAACATCCCCGGGTGGTGGGAGGACCGCTTCGAGGTTGCCATGGTGAAGATGGCCAGCATCGAGGTCAAGAccggccgcggcgacggcgaggtcaGGAGGAACTGCCGGGTTGTCAACTACTAG